From Ictalurus punctatus breed USDA103 chromosome 2, Coco_2.0, whole genome shotgun sequence:
CCGCTCTGCGTGTCGATGCACCCGAATGGCCTCTCCATCCTGGTGGGCTTCTCCAGTGAAATCCGCCTCATGCACCTGCATTATGACAAAATCCGCACTGTCCAGAAGTTCCCCACAAAGAACTGCACTGAGGTAGGTCGTCACTGATGTGACTTTAGTGTTATAAAGTTTTTTGTATGGGTGAAGAGCTGGTTTGAGAGGTGGGACATGAAAGTTTTGACACTCCTGCTATCAAAACTCTAAAATCCTGAAACATCCATTTACAGCTCAAGAAAACTTGCACTATAAGGACACATCAAATGTACATTATTGGAAATCTGAGACGTTTAGAaagagttttttgtttgttttttaattatcaaATGCAGATAAATTGTTATTGTCCTGTAAGCTCAgatactgttttgttttataagtTTCTCTCTGGCTCTTTCTTATTAAGCAATTTCTTAGtcttattaaaataatatgtttatataaataaatatatttgcgTTGTTTGTCCGGAAACTGTGTATAGAATTTTTGAGTGAAATaacgaatgtgtgtgtgtccacagtgTGTTTTCAACCACGATGGCAACATGTTCGCGGCCGTCAACAAAAAAGTGATACACGTTTACAACATCAGAACAGGCAAAAAACTGGACCTGAACGCCCACCTTAAGAAGGTcagtacaattttattttttttttcacattttactaGCAATTTTGTGAATTTCAGGATGTAGTCACATAGTTCGGTGATAAAGCCGAAGATTTGTTTTGCCACATCATTcattctatatatttatttttcagtaattattatttgtatatgtTCAGTCTGAATAGCACTTTGAACACATATTACACAACATTTCTCAACAATAACATTTATAATttcaaatatacatttaaacaaaaacaaagatacAATAATGAATACCActaatgcattttttatttattaaataaaaaacaacaacatctggAATATAATTAAGAACATTAATAAATATCCATGACTTTGATAACCTGTTTTGACCCCCAGGTGCAGTCGGTGAAGTGGAGCGAAGATGACCTTCATCTGGTGTCATGTGGGATGGATGGCATCGTGTGCATGTGGGACGTTCTGACCGGCAGCTGCACATCAAGCAAAGAGACTGATTGTGGCTATGCAGATGTGATCTTCACACCTAACACTGGGAGCGTCCACGCTGTAGACAGATGCAGTCTTAAGGAGATCCATGATGGAAGCgtaagtctaaaaaaaaaaaaatcatacgaTTGTTTTGACTCTGTGAAAGGTGGATTAAAGTTACAACCACAGCAGCTCCAGCTCATAATACATAATGAACAAGGGCTTTATCCACACACTCACAAGACAAGTTTTACATAatttgtatgtgtttttgtttgcatttagaTCCTAAGGCAAATGGCCTCAGATGGTGTGGACTACACAGCCATCTCCATGACTCGTTCAGGCCAAACAATCTTCATTGGAACCGCCGTTGGTACTGTCAGGGACATCGAATACCCTTTTGGAAAGGAAAAAACCTGGACAGAACATCAGGCCCATTCTGGTCCCATCACCAAAGTATGTGTGTGCTCTATGGGAGTGATGAAATgcagaaaaaagaaacagttatacatatatatactgtagataatGATGTGCATTGTAAGAGTTAATGACCAAAGAAGCATTGTGATAGAAAATAACGGTCAAGGAAACGACAGAGAACACAATGAGTGAGTCTGTTATTTCCTTGGCTGTGTGTGCTTCCTCCTGACCGAGTGAGCTAATGATGCTTATATCTGTTCTTGTTGCTTTAAtgaacttttttctttcatcgTGTGCGCAGATGGTCGTCACGCCTGGTGATCAGTATCTTCTGACGGCCTCAGAGGACGGCTCCCTCCTCATCTGGACAATCACTGACCCAGAGGGAAAAACGCTGAAGTGGATCAAAGGAATGGAGCATGCTGATGAGGTCCTCTGTACAAAGGAGGAACTCGAGGAAAAGGTTAATATGACGATAAGCTATATAATTTAGAACCTTTCACATTGCCGCAGTGAGTTTTGTTCTCAttagttactatagaaaccatccCGTATTCGAACGAGCGTATTAACAGATACCTGTGATTTTGTTTGAAAAATACTGTACAGCACTACACTACTGTGTTAGCCATACTGTTGCAACACTGTGGAGCCCTGCATGTGCCACTGACCCAGGCCACCTCTTCATATTTTATAGCCATACAGCTGCAGAATAAAAACTGTCAAATTGTCATCCTGAAACTTTGCATTGATGTCCAgcctctgattttttttgtgttcatccAGGACCAGACTATATGTGAGCTCACGTCCCACACCGAGTGGCTGAAGTTGGAGATGCAATACAAGCTGAATTTGAAGGATATGGACTGGACCACAAAGATGAACAGCATTTTTCAGGGTTATCTCCAGCAGATAGAGGCTTTGAAAGACCAAATTCAGGTCAGGACTTGAAATCTCAGGCTGATTTAATCTTTAGGGCTTCATTAGTGAGACTAGGACAGTTGATAATGATCAGTTATTAGGTTGATTTCAGACATTAGACATCACAACATATAGCCATAtcatttttatatgaagtcttcTTAAATCAGTTTGTCTCtgattttattgtattgttgAGTAACAGGTGACAAATGAGTACAAAGTGATGTTGATgaataattcaattaaaaatgttGTATATGTCATTGTAGGTGCTGAACACTGAGAGGGAGGACCAGAAGGATTCTCACCAAAAGGCGCTGACCGAGTTGAAGGAAGAACACGCCAAGCAGCTGGAGGATCAAAGTAAATACACTCACTATATGTCAGTATATTCTCAATACAGAATGGCTTGTTTATACTTTAACATAGAGTTTGGGTTTTAAGGTTCACCTGAAATTGCACTTGAAAGCTCCGCTGTATTAGAAcactttattataaaaatataaccaTTTATTTCTAGACTGCTCCTTCCTTCACTACAATAGTACACCATTTAAAATGCATTGCTAATTTTgttagggatgtcatgataccaaaaatctagtagttggtaccgataccaccaaaagtacatgatactcaatagcaaagtcgataccatggtgtggttaaaaaataaagagagagaataaaataaataaataaataaaattaaaaactccttgTTGACAttctcctctggctgatacgggcaaggagagagagtgatagaaagagagagagagagagggatattttagttatcaaacactgtctgacagtgactaataacaagtgctaaggtgcactcctaaatgcacacacgcacgtgtgcgtgcacacacacacacacacacacacacacacacacacacacacacacacacacacaccatatactctgaatgcaagcattagtttaaattcactgatatagTGGCAGGCCGAAAAGagttattaaaagcatgaacatttgaataattattagtgacattagggcacgggctgaatggcgatgcatggtgacccattaggaggtagtttataacattgcaatgcattagcgtcattaacaaataactggctatcgcaaacattacatggagcataaagttagctggtttcacggctacaTTGCCAGctgcataaaaacaaacataatataggacctgtgtttcaggtgcttcaccaaattccaggtgtttcctcgctttgtttgaaatgaacgatagcatcggttgcacaccggcaaccgctaaacttgttaagctaagctaatcttctgcagtttttcccgtgtgcttgtaggcgttcttctttttcttcaccactaggggaccgactaaaacacttgcgcgtatttgctgcccccatcagttccGGAGGAATTGCCCCCTCTCTACATTCATTAGATCGGTACCAATGCTACTGCAGAAAGACAAATGCTGTCACGTTTTAACAATGCTGGTAaagacttggtaccgaagtatcagTTCTTGTTACATCCCTAAATTTTGTTCCCAGAGCATAGCTGCATTGAGGGCCTGCTTGACAAGGACGAGATGTACTATAAGCTGCAGCAGAAAATGCAGATGATGGAGAAGAACCATGAGATGCAGCTGCGCAATGCTGAAGACAGCCACCTCTGTGCTATGGAGAACATGAAACAGGCCTATGAAGCCAAGCTGCAGGAGGTAAGGAAGCCATACCGCTGAAGTGCTCACTGTTTGCATGGATGCTCctgttttcttcatttgttcCTTCCTGATCTGGATCTGCTCCAGACCACGGAAGATCATTATTGTTATCTGTATCTAGCTAGTTTAGCCTGTTTTTGTGGATGAAAATTTTAGTGCCAAATTTAACACATAGGGCACTAGATAGGGTGCCTACATGAAGCTGAGGTATAGTTACCATTAATATTTAAGGAATAGTTGACTttattgtccatccatccatccatcctcaaccgcttatccgtTATTGGGTCATgggggcagcagctccagcaggggaccccaaacttccctttcccgagccacattaaccagctctgactgggggatcccgaggcgttcccaggccagtgtggagatataatctctccacctaGTCCTGGGTCTTCTCTGAGGTCTCCTCGGAGCTGGACCTGCCTGGAgcacctccctagggaggtgcccagggggcatccttaccaggtgcccgaaccacctcaactggctcctttcaatgcaaaggagcagcggctctactctgagttcctctcggatagccgagcttctcaccctatctctaaggGAGAAGCCAGCCACCCacctgagaaaacccatttcggcCGCTTGTACCCGCGATCTAGTTCTTTCGGTCACTACCCAgccttcatgaccataggtgagggtagGAACAAAAATTGACCATTAGATCGAGAGCTTTGCCTTCCGGCTCAGCTCTCTTTTCGTCACAACGATGCGGTAAAGCGATTGCAATACTGCTCCCACTGCTCCGATTTTCCAGCCAATCTCCCGCTCCAATGTCCCCTCACTCGTGAACAAGACCCCCGAGGTACTTGAACTCCTTCACTTGGGTTAAGTACTCATTCCCTACCCGGAGTAGGCACTCCATCAGTTTCCTgctgagaaccatggcctcagatttagagCTGCTAATCCTCATCCCAGCTGCTTTACACTCAGCTGCGAACCGATCCAGTGAGTGCTGAAGGTCACGGACCGATGATGCCATCaggaccacatcatctgcaaaaagcagcGATGAGATCATCAGGCCACCAAACCGTAACCCCTCCCCACCATGACTACACCTCGATATCCTGtccatgaatatcacaaacaggaTTGGTGACAAAGCGCAGCCCTGGTGGAGACCACCCCCCACCTGGAACGAGTCCGACTTTTTGCCGAGAATCCAGACACAGCTCTTGCTTTGGGAGTGCAGCGATTGGATAGCCCTAAGAAGGgaacccctcaccccatactcccTCAGCACCTCCCACAGTAAACCCCTGGGGACCCAGTCATACACCTTCTCCAGATCCAGAAAACACATGTAGACCGGATGGGCATACTCTCAGGCCCCATCCAAGATCCTTGCGAGAGTAAAGAGCTGGTCCATTGTTCCACGACCAGGACGGAATCCGCATTGTTCCTCTTTAATCCGAGGTCCGGCTATTGGCCGAACCCTCTGTTCCAGCACCTTGGAGTAGACTtaaccagggaggctgagaagtgTGATACCCCTAATAATTGGCACACACTGTCTGGTCCCCCTTTTTGAACAGGGGAACCACCACCCTGTTTGGTCTGCCACTCCTTGGGCACTGTCCCCGACTTCCACGCAATGTTAAAGAGGCGTGTCATCCGAGACATCCCCTCCACACCCagagctttcagcatttctggacGGATCTCATCAATCCCCGGGGCTTTGCCACTGTGCAATTGTTTGACTACCTCATTGACCTCCACCAGGGAAATTGACGATAATCCCCCATCAGCCTCCACCTCTGCCATAGAGGGCGTGTTAGTCGGATTCAGGAGTTCCTCAAAGTGTTCCTTCCACCGTGCAATTACCTCCTCAGTTGAGGTCAACAGCATTCCATCCTTATTGtacacagcttggatggttccCCGTTTCCCCTTCCTGAGGTGGCGGATGGTTTTCCAGAAACACCTTGGTGCCGACCGAAAGTCCTTCTCCATATCCTCTCCGAACTTATCCCACACCCGCTGCTTTGCCTCTTTCACAGCAGAGGCTGCAGCCCTTTAGGCCTGTCGGTACCTTGCAACTGCCTCCGGAGTCCTCGGGGATAACACATCCAGGAAGGCCTCCTTCTTCAGTCGGACGGCTTCCTTGACCACCGGTGTCCACCACGATGTTTGAGGGTTACCGCCCCTTGAGGCACCTAAGACCTTGAGACCACAGCTCTCTGCCGCAGCTTCAGCAATGGAGGCTTTGAACATTGCTCACTCGGGCTCAATGCCCCCAACCTCCACAGGGGTGCCAGAAAAACTCCGCCGGAGGTGTGAGTTGAAGATCTCACGGACAGAGGCCTCCTCCAGACGTTCCCAGTTCACCCGCACTACCCGTTTGGGCTTTCCAGGTCTGTCCAGAGTCTTCCTCCACCCCTTGACCCAACTCACCACCAGATGGTGATCAGTTGACAGCTCTGCCCCTCTCTTCACCCGAGTGTCCAGAACATCCGGCCTCATATCAGATGATATGATTACAAAATCGATCATCGACCTTCGGCCTAGGGTGCTCTGGTACCACGTACACTTATGAGCCTCCTTATGCTCGAACATGGTATTCGCTATAGACAGTCCATGACTAGCACAGAAGTCCAACAACAAACCTGCTCGGGTTTAGATCAGTGAGGCCGTTCCTCCCAATCACGCCTCTTCATCATTGCCTCCCAgcagtttcccagcagaactatGGAGTCCCCTATGGTGCCCCATACAGGACTCCGTTCAGGGTCTCCAAGAAGGCCAAGTACTCTGAATTGGTGTTTGGTGCATATGCACAGACAACAGTCAGAGCCCCCCCCACAACCCGTAGGTGTAAGGAGGCGACCCTCTCGTCCACTGGGGTAAACTCCAACGTAATAGCACTCAACCGGGGACTTGTGAGTATCCCCATACCTGCCCGGCCCCTCACACCCTGGTCAACtccagagtagaatagagtccATCCCCTATCCAGGAGTACGGTTCCAGAACCGAGACTGTGCGTAGAGGTAAGCCCCACCAGATCTAACTGGTAGCGCTCCACCTCCCACACAAGTTCCTTCCCCCACAGAGAGGTGACGTTCCACGTCCCCAAAGTAGCCTTAGGATTAGTACGTTTGGAGTTTACACTGTAATGTGCATCTCCTTGTCCATCTCCACTTTACAGCTACGGGCCGAGTTggagcaggaagtgaagaacTCTGAGAAGAAGCAGGTAAGGATTAAGGAGGTGGCTGAATCTGAGGTTATGGAACTTTGTCGCAACTATGAACACGATCTCCAGTTGGAGAAGGACGGCAGGGTGAAGGCTGAGCTTGAACTGAAACTCATGGAGAAAAATGTGAGTGTTTTAGGTTTTCTTAAAAATCATTGCAGCTTTTAAAAGCAGGTGCATGTGGGAATCAAACAACAGAccacaaaatgtacatttttaccACTTGCTAGACATAGAAATGTGTACAAAGTAAACACCTGATACGTTTTAAAATCCTTGTCAACACCAGCACTGTCAATCATGAtgtgatttcacacacacaaacacacacaagtaatacttgcatgtgtttgttttaagaTATCGCGGTACTTGAAAATGAAGCGCTTGATAGAAGATCAGGAAGACACGATACGTCAGCTGAAGGAGAACGTGCAGAAACTGAAGGACCAACTCGATGATGCGACAGAACGCATCGAGGCTTTGaataagaagaaggaggagaaaaacAAGACCATTGATGAGCAGGTCACGCTCACACTACACACCCACACTGCTAACACTACAAGTGCTTTTTGGCAAGCATTCAGTTATTCACACTTTACAGCATGTTTTGTGGTGTAATTTTCTGTTTATGTTGCAGTATACTTATGTGTGTGGTATAAATTTAGAATAAGATATCTGTACAGCCATTAATAAATGAAGACAGATTGACCTAATACAATAAATAAGAAGGGAGTCTGTTCTGTTCCTGCAGTTATGCTTCATTGAAGAACTCCAGCACACGGTTCAAAATGAGGACATGAGCTTGGAAGACAAGCAGGAAGAACTGGTCCAGAAGATCTTCTTGCATAAAAAGGGTGAAGAGAAAAAGAGCTACAAAGAAAGGAGCAAAATCAACCGACTTGAGAAAGAAATAcaggagaagaaagaaatgttAGACGAGGTAAGGAATTTAACAGTGTAACACTATGTCAGATTTTATACAGCAAATGACGGGTACtactgctttattattattattattattaatgacaaGCTGATCAGAGGATGTTGTTATTTTAGGCTGCTGCCGAGCTGGCGCTAAACAACAGGAAGAATGAGGATATCATCTATGACCTGAAGGAAAAGCTGAAATCAAACAACACAGAATTGttcacagagagacagagggtttgtttCACCACgatatgttttgtttataatgaatcatttcttCGCTAATGTGTCCTCTGCTATTCCATTGCCAGGATTCGGCATGTAGTTATTACTCATATTGTTGGTGACACGGTTAATAAGCATTACAGTTTTATCACAG
This genomic window contains:
- the LOC108256691 gene encoding cilia- and flagella-associated protein 57-like isoform X2 produces the protein MTSSVMQKACTNAAMASGGSSPQVQPCHIFGVCKGVRNNLLFQDEETMIFPSGNHCVRYHVLQRRTKFIQGVKGNMKALALSPDRRYLAVSESDKWGTITIFDLEDGKCCKKQVLKGSDYSVQEFVCMAFSADSKYLLGQAGGPTWTLYFWQWQEKQLIDSVKTTRNGLISQVSFNPQDEKQICVSGTRTFKIFELKKASLRQANSYNKENEDVLCHTWLSGDCIVAGTEAGKLLKLKSGQLHQLGRPYERQTEKKDSTSSPDQPASVTAITQYSKGFACSAGLGLVCLYEISNENDNYRKTAEISIPVDPYSSQPLQAIATMCFSPAEKTLVISTDRGKLYRISLTSTEISESKKAQFEFLSHSLHSESITGMSICTSKPLVATCSKDFTVHIWDYKTNSLEQFKEFDEEPLCVSMHPNGLSILVGFSSEIRLMHLHYDKIRTVQKFPTKNCTECVFNHDGNMFAAVNKKVIHVYNIRTGKKLDLNAHLKKVQSVKWSEDDLHLVSCGMDGIVCMWDVLTGSCTSSKETDCGYADVIFTPNTGSVHAVDRCSLKEIHDGSILRQMASDGVDYTAISMTRSGQTIFIGTAVGTVRDIEYPFGKEKTWTEHQAHSGPITKMVVTPGDQYLLTASEDGSLLIWTITDPEGKTLKWIKGMEHADEVLCTKEELEEKDQTICELTSHTEWLKLEMQYKLNLKDMDWTTKMNSIFQGYLQQIEALKDQIQVLNTEREDQKDSHQKALTELKEEHAKQLEDQKHSCIEGLLDKDEMYYKLQQKMQMMEKNHEMQLRNAEDSHLCAMENMKQAYEAKLQELRAELEQEVKNSEKKQVRIKEVAESEVMELCRNYEHDLQLEKDGRVKAELELKLMEKNISRYLKMKRLIEDQEDTIRQLKENVQKLKDQLDDATERIEALNKKKEEKNKTIDEQLCFIEELQHTVQNEDMSLEDKQEELVQKIFLHKKGEEKKSYKERSKINRLEKEIQEKKEMLDEAAAELALNNRKNEDIIYDLKEKLKSNNTELFTERQRVRNINMVVQKMKDDIRSCARFIQEPMRLKQNFIELHTRHIHTQDGTIGVDAEVTEEETRYLKDFHTILAQEKTMHARDMKLEKDRYSKLLKERGFLINQLYDQKLKHEQLLNSLKRKNVQCDDTASSVIPLGESGLQSSANLDTRRGQVFASDRVRFPSINTT
- the LOC108256691 gene encoding cilia- and flagella-associated protein 57-like isoform X3 yields the protein MASGGSSPQVQPCHIFGVCKGVRNNLLFQDEETMIFPSGNHCVRYHVLQRRTKFIQGVKGNMKALALSPDRRYLAVSESDKWGTITIFDLEDGKCCKKQVLKGSDYSVQEFVCMAFSADSKYLLGQAGGPTWTLYFWQWQEKQLIDSVKTTRNGLISQVSFNPQDEKQICVSGTRTFKIFELKKASLRQANSYNKENEDVLCHTWLSGDCIVAGTEAGKLLKLKSGQLHQLGRPYERQTEKKDSTSSPDQPASVTAITQYSKGFACSAGLGLVCLYEISNENDNYRKTAEISIPVDPYSSQPLQAIATMCFSPAEKTLVISTDRGKLYRISLTSTEISESKKAQFEFLSHSLHSESITGMSICTSKPLVATCSKDFTVHIWDYKTNSLEQFKEFDEEPLCVSMHPNGLSILVGFSSEIRLMHLHYDKIRTVQKFPTKNCTECVFNHDGNMFAAVNKKVIHVYNIRTGKKLDLNAHLKKVQSVKWSEDDLHLVSCGMDGIVCMWDVLTGSCTSSKETDCGYADVIFTPNTGSVHAVDRCSLKEIHDGSILRQMASDGVDYTAISMTRSGQTIFIGTAVGTVRDIEYPFGKEKTWTEHQAHSGPITKMVVTPGDQYLLTASEDGSLLIWTITDPEGKTLKWIKGMEHADEVLCTKEELEEKDQTICELTSHTEWLKLEMQYKLNLKDMDWTTKMNSIFQGYLQQIEALKDQIQVLNTEREDQKDSHQKALTELKEEHAKQLEDQKHSCIEGLLDKDEMYYKLQQKMQMMEKNHEMQLRNAEDSHLCAMENMKQAYEAKLQELRAELEQEVKNSEKKQVRIKEVAESEVMELCRNYEHDLQLEKDGRVKAELELKLMEKNISRYLKMKRLIEDQEDTIRQLKENVQKLKDQLDDATERIEALNKKKEEKNKTIDEQLCFIEELQHTVQNEDMSLEDKQEELVQKIFLHKKGEEKKSYKERSKINRLEKEIQEKKEMLDEAAAELALNNRKNEDIIYDLKEKLKSNNTELFTERQRVRNINMVVQKMKDDIRSCARFIQEPMRLKQNFIELHTRHIHTQDGTIGVDAEVTEEETRYLKDFHTILAQEKTMHARDMKLEKDRYSKLLKERGFLINQLYDQKLKHEQLLNSLKRKNVQCDDTAASSVIPLGESGLQSSANLDTRRGQVFASDRVRFPSINTT
- the LOC108256691 gene encoding cilia- and flagella-associated protein 57-like isoform X1; amino-acid sequence: MTSSVMQKACTNAAMASGGSSPQVQPCHIFGVCKGVRNNLLFQDEETMIFPSGNHCVRYHVLQRRTKFIQGVKGNMKALALSPDRRYLAVSESDKWGTITIFDLEDGKCCKKQVLKGSDYSVQEFVCMAFSADSKYLLGQAGGPTWTLYFWQWQEKQLIDSVKTTRNGLISQVSFNPQDEKQICVSGTRTFKIFELKKASLRQANSYNKENEDVLCHTWLSGDCIVAGTEAGKLLKLKSGQLHQLGRPYERQTEKKDSTSSPDQPASVTAITQYSKGFACSAGLGLVCLYEISNENDNYRKTAEISIPVDPYSSQPLQAIATMCFSPAEKTLVISTDRGKLYRISLTSTEISESKKAQFEFLSHSLHSESITGMSICTSKPLVATCSKDFTVHIWDYKTNSLEQFKEFDEEPLCVSMHPNGLSILVGFSSEIRLMHLHYDKIRTVQKFPTKNCTECVFNHDGNMFAAVNKKVIHVYNIRTGKKLDLNAHLKKVQSVKWSEDDLHLVSCGMDGIVCMWDVLTGSCTSSKETDCGYADVIFTPNTGSVHAVDRCSLKEIHDGSILRQMASDGVDYTAISMTRSGQTIFIGTAVGTVRDIEYPFGKEKTWTEHQAHSGPITKMVVTPGDQYLLTASEDGSLLIWTITDPEGKTLKWIKGMEHADEVLCTKEELEEKDQTICELTSHTEWLKLEMQYKLNLKDMDWTTKMNSIFQGYLQQIEALKDQIQVLNTEREDQKDSHQKALTELKEEHAKQLEDQKHSCIEGLLDKDEMYYKLQQKMQMMEKNHEMQLRNAEDSHLCAMENMKQAYEAKLQELRAELEQEVKNSEKKQVRIKEVAESEVMELCRNYEHDLQLEKDGRVKAELELKLMEKNISRYLKMKRLIEDQEDTIRQLKENVQKLKDQLDDATERIEALNKKKEEKNKTIDEQLCFIEELQHTVQNEDMSLEDKQEELVQKIFLHKKGEEKKSYKERSKINRLEKEIQEKKEMLDEAAAELALNNRKNEDIIYDLKEKLKSNNTELFTERQRVRNINMVVQKMKDDIRSCARFIQEPMRLKQNFIELHTRHIHTQDGTIGVDAEVTEEETRYLKDFHTILAQEKTMHARDMKLEKDRYSKLLKERGFLINQLYDQKLKHEQLLNSLKRKNVQCDDTAASSVIPLGESGLQSSANLDTRRGQVFASDRVRFPSINTT